In the genome of Sinorhizobium chiapasense, the window AATGCCGACGAGGCCGGCCCGCGGCTGCTGGCGGCGCTCGACCAGGGCAAATCGGTGGCGCTCGTTTCCGACGCTGGTACGCCGCTCGTATCCGACCCGGGCTATCGTCTCGCGCAGCATGCGATCGAAGCCGGGTATCGGGTCGTGCCGATTCCCGGGCCATCGGCTCCCCTTGCGGCGCTCGTCGGCTCAGGCCTTCCGAGTGATGCGTTCCTTTTTGCCGGCTTCCTGCCGGTGAAGGACAAGGCGAAGCGTGATCGCCTCGGCGAGCTTGCCGCGGTGCCGGCGACGCTGCTCTTCTTCGAGTCTCCGCACCGGATCGCGGCAACGGTCGCCGCTGCCGCAGATGTCCTCGGCACGGAGAGGAAAGCGGTCGTCTGCCGCGAGCTGACGAAGGCCTTCGAGGAATTCCGTCGCGGCACGCTCGGCGAGCTCCGCGCCTTCTACGCGGACGGCGCGAACGTGAAGGGCGAGATCGTCCTGGTCGTCGGTCCGCCGGATGCGAAGCCTGTTCCAAAGGAAGCGGACGTGGACGCTCTTCTGAGCGCGCTTGCGCAGGAAATGCCGATGGGCAAGGCGGCGACGGTAGCCGCCCGCCGGACCGGACTGCCGCGCAAGGAACTCTATGACCGGCTTCTCGCTCGCAAGGAACGTGATGAAGGTTGAGCAACCGGACCGTCGCAAGCTGAAGGCCTTCAAGCGCGGTCACGTCGCCGAATACCGCGCGGCGCTCTGCCTGATCCTCAAAGGCTACCGTATCGTGGCGATGCGCTACCGCACCAAGCTCGGCGAGATCGACATCATCGCCCGTCGCGGCGATCTCATCGCCTGCGTCGAAGTGAAGGCCCGCCGCGGCTTTGACGAGGCGGTCTTCGCCGTCTCCGACACGGCACAACGGCGGATCAGGGCCGCGAGCGATATCTGGCTGTCGCGCCAGGCGGATTTTCACCGTCTCTCCGTCCGCTACGATATTGTTGCCGTCATGCCCTGGCGCTGGCCGCGACATCTGCCGGATGCATTTTGACCAAACGGGCAAATTTGTAATCGTTTCGACATAAAAGCATTACCTGTCTGTCATCGAAGGCCACTAGTCCACTGCCATTCCTAACGAAGGTGGAGAGGGCAATCGACCATGATCAGGAACTTCATAACTGCCGGCTTCATGCTGGCGCTTTCGGCATCCTCCTCGCTCGCAGCGACCGAAATCACCTGGTGGCATGCCATGGGCGCCGAACTCGGGCAGAAGCTCGAGGCGATCGCCACGAAGTTCAATGAAAGCCAGACCGACTATGTTGTGAAGCCGGTCTACAAGGGGACCTATCCTGAGACGCTGACGGCGACGATCGCCGCCTTCCGCGCCGGCCAGCAACCGGCCATCGTGCAGGTCTTCGAAGTCGGTACCGGGACCATGATGGCTGCCAAGGGTGCGGTCTATCCGGTCTACAAGCTGATGGCCGATCAGGGCGAGGCTTTCGATCCCAAGTCCTTCATCGCACCGGTGGTCGGTTATTACACCGATACCGAGGGCAACATCCTTTCGATGCCGTTCAACTCCTCCACGCCGATCCTCTACTACAACAAGGACGTGTTCAAGAAGGCCGGCCTCGACCCCGAAGTCGCTCCGAAGACCTGGGCCGAAGTCGAGGATTTCTCCCGCAAGATCGTCACCTCGGGCGCGGCGAAATGCGGCTTCACCAGCGCCTGGATCACCTGGATCCAGACCGAGAACCTTTCCGCCATCCATGACCAGCCGTTCGGCACGCTGGAAAACGGCTTCGGCGGCACCGGCACGGAATTCACCTTCAACGGCCCGGTCCAGGTCAAGCATTGGGGCAATTTGAAGAAATGGGCGGACGAAGGCCTGTTCCAGTACGGTGGCCCGGTCGGCGGCGATGATGCCGCCACGAAGTTCTACGCGCAGGAATGCGCCATGACGATGAACTCCTCGGCCGGTCGCGCCGGCGTCATCAAGAACGCCAAGGACTTCACGCCCGGTTTCGCGCCGCTTCCCTACTACGACGACGTGACGAAGGAGCCGAAGAACTCGATCATCGGCGGCGCGACGCTCTGGGTTCTGAACGGTCAGGGCGATGACGTCTACAAGGGCGTGGCGAAGTTCTTCACCTATCTGTCGCAGCCGGAGCTTCAGGCCGATTGGCATCAGTTCACCGGCTATCTGCCGGTCACCAATGCTGCTTACGAGCTCGGCCAGAAGCAGGGCTACTACGAGAAGAGCCCTGGTTCCGACGTAGCGATCCAGCAGATCACCCGTGGCACGCCGTCGGTAAACTCGAAGGGTGTACGCTTCGGTAACCTCACACAGGCACGCGCCATCCTCGACGAGGAGTTCCAGGCGCTGCTCGCCGGCACCAAGACCCCCCAGCAGGCGCTCGACTCCGCAGTCCAGCGCGGCAACGAACTCCTGCGCGAGTTCGAGGCGGCCAACTAAGGTTGCCCTTTACCAACGAAAAGCCGGCGATACCGCCGGCTTTTCGCCTTTTGGCGGGCCGAAGCGAAAGTCTACGATGGACACGAAACGCACGATCTTTCCGAACCGGGTCCTGCCCTATCTGCTTCTGGCGCCGCAACTCGTCATCACGCTCGTGTTCTTCATCTGGCCCGCGGGGCAGGCGGTGAAATCGTCCTTCGAGCGGGAGGACCCGTTCGGACTATCGACGAGCTTCGTCGGCTTTCAGCATTATGTCCGGCTTCTCGGGGATCCGCTCTATCTCGACTCGCTCGGGCGAACGGCGGTCTTCGCCGTCGCCGTGACCGCGCTGTCGATGGCCTTCGGTCTCGCCCTTGCGGTCGCGGTCAATCGCCTTTTGAAAGGTGGGCGCTTCTATACGACACTTCTCGTCTGGCCCTATGCCGTGGCGCCGGTGATTGCCGGCCTGCTCTGGTGGTTCCTGTTCAATTCGACGACCGGCGTGCTTGCCTATTTCCTCGGCCAGCTCGGCATCAGATGGGACCACAATCTGAACGGCACGCATGCAATGATCCTGATCATCATCGCCGCCGCCTGGAAGCAGGTTTCGTATAATTTCCTCTTCTTCCTCGCCGGTCTTCAATCCGTGCCGCATTCGCTGATCGAGGCCGCGGCGATCGACGGCTCCGGCCCGGTCAAGCGGTTCTTCACCATCGTCCTGCCGCTCTTGTCGCCCACCACTTTTTTTCTCTTCATCGTCAACGTCAACTACACGATGTTCGATACATTCGGCATCGTCGACGCCACCACGGCGGGCGGCCCGGCGCAGGCGACCAATATCCTTGTCTACAAGGTCTATAACGACGGATATCTTGGCCTCAATCTCGGCTCGTCCTCGGCCCAGTCGGTCGTTCTCATGTTGATCGTGGTGGTGCTCACCGTCATCCAGTTCCGCTATGTCGAGCGGCGCGTGCAATATTGAGGCGATGCGATGGTCGAAAACCGCCCGTTTCTCACCTTCCTGACGCATCTGGTCCTGATCGCGGGCGTCGTGATCGTTGCCTTTCCTGTCTATGTCGCCTTCATCGCGTCCACCCACACACGCGAAGTGCTGGTCGGCGGCATGATCCCGCTCCTGCCAGGCGGCCACCTGATCGAGAACTACACACAAGTGCTGAGCGCCAGCTCTGCCGCCAACGGCCTGCCGTCCTACACGCTGATGGCGCTGAACTCGCTCGGCATGGCGTTGATCATCACCTTCGGCAAGATCGCGATTTCGATCCTCTCGGCCTTCGCCATCGTCTATTTCCGCTTTCGCTTCCGGCTTCTTGCCTTCTGGATCATCTTTATCACGCTGATGCTTCCGGTCGAGGTACGCATCATTCCGACCTACAAGGTGGTGGCCGACCTCGGCATGCTGAATTCTTATCCTGGTCTCACGGTGCCGCTGATCGCTTCGGCGACCGCCACCTTCCTCTTCCGGCAATTCTTCATGACGGTGCCGGACGAGCTCATGGAGGCCGCGCGCGTCGATGGGTCGGGCCCGCTCAAATTCTTCCGCGACATCCTGTTGCCCTTGAGCCGCACCAATATCGCCGCGCTCTGCGTCATCCTCTTCATTTACGGGTGGATCCAGTATCTCTGGCCGCTGCTGGTCACCACCGATCCCGGCTACTACACGCTGATGATGGGGCTGAAGCGCATGGTCGCCGTCCAGGACGGCGAGGTCCAATGGCATTTGGTCATGGCCGGCGCGATCCTTGCGATGCTGCCGCCCGTTTTCGTCGTCATCCTCATGCAGCGCCTCTTCATCCGGGGCCTCACCGAAACGGAGAAGTGACATGGCTGCTATCGAAATCAGCGACGTCCGCAAGATCTATGCCGGCGGCGTCGAGGCGGTGAAATCCGTCTCGATCGATATTGCCGACGGCGAGTTCATCGTGCTCGTCGGCCCGTCCGGCTGCGGCAAGTCCACGCTGTTGCGCATGGTCGCGGGACTCGAGACGATCAGTGCCGGCACCGTGTCGATTGGCGGCCGCGTCGTGAATGCCATCGAGCCCGCCGAACGCGACATCGCCATGGTCTTCCAGAACTATGCGCTCTATCCGCACATGACGGTCTACGAAAACCTCGCCTATGGCCTGAAGAACCGGAAAACGCCGAAGGCCGAGATCGATGCGCGCGTCGCCGAGGCAGCGCGCATGCTCGAGATCGAGCCTTATCTCGACCGCAAGCCGCGGGCGCTTTCCGGCGGTCAACGCCAGCGCGTCGCGATGGGGCGCGCAATCGTCCGCAAGCCCGCCGCCTTCCTCTTTGACGAACCGCTGTCGAACCTCGATGCCAAGCTCCGGGTTTCCATGCGCGGCGAGATCAAGCGATTGCAGAAGCGGCTCGGCACGACCTCGCTCTACGTCACCCACGACCAACTCGAGGCGATGACGCTCGCCGATCGCCTCGTCGTCTTGAACGGTGGCTGGATCGAACAGATCGGCCGCCCGCTCGACGTCTATCACACACCGGCCTCGACCTTCGTCGCGAGCTTCATCGGCTCGCCGGCGATGAATCTCGTCAAAGGTACCCTCGACGGCGGCCGGCTCAATATCGGCGCGCAGTCGATCGACCTCGGCGACTGGGCGCCCGCGAGCGGACCGGTAACCGTCGGCTTGCGTGCGGAGGATCTGCGTCTCGCAAGCGTTGGCGAGCAGGCTCTTCCCTTCCGAGTCGAATACGTCGAGGAACTGGGAGCGCAACGCCTCGTTCACGGCGCAATCGACGATCATGTTGTCACTGTCGCGCTTGCGCCGGAGACGCCGCTCTCGGACGGTCTCGCCATTACCATCGCGCCCGAGCGCTTGCATTTCTTCGCGCCGGACGACGGCAGGAGGATCGGCGGACCGAAATCGGCAGCGGGCACCGCATCGGCCACCGCGCGAACCGTAAGCCTGGAGCCGGCATTGTGATTGAAACGACCGCAGCAAGGCTTGCAGCACCTCCGCAGGAGGCGCGTCCGGGTTTTGCCCGGACCGAGCGTACCGTTGCCGCCCACGACGCCATCATGGGAAGGCTCGAGGCGATGAACACGGTTGAGATCGGCGGTGCGCCGCCCGTCCAACGGGCGCTTGCCTTTCCGGTCGCCGTCGCGGCATGGAATCTTGAACGCTGCCTGTTCGCCAAGGAGAGCGCCGCTCACCTCGGCGCCACCGGCGCCTCGCTTGTTCTGCTTTCGGAGATGGACAACGGCATGGCGCGCACCGGCCAGCGGCATCCGACGGCAGAGATCGCGGCCACCCTCGGCATGCAATATGCCTATGGCGTCGAATTCATCGAACTCGGACTGGGCTCCGAGAGCGAGCGCGAATTCTGCAAGGACGACTTCAACGAGAAGGGCTTCCACGGCAACGCGCTGCTAGCGGCCGTTCCGCTTGCCCGCCCCTTCATGTTGCGGCTCTGGGGCGAGAGGCCGTGGTTCATGGACGGCGGCGACCAGCCGCGCGTCGGCGAGCGCCTTGCTATCGGCGCCGTGATCGAGACCACAGTCGGCCCTTTCGTGGCCGTTTCCACTCATCTCGAAAGCGCGGCTAAGCCCGCCTACCGCGAGCGGCAGGCCAAGGAACTGATCGATGCGCTGGATGCGGCCTTTCCGGGTCTCCCAACCCTCATCGGCGGCGATCTCAATACCGGCAATCACGCCGGCGGCGATTTCGAGGCCGAAGGGCTGTTTGCGATAAGCGCCGCGCGGGGCTTTACGCGCCACGGTGGTCCGATTGATCGCATGACCACGCGCCCGAGCCTCATCACGCGCCGGCCGAAGCGGGCAATGAAATACGACTGGTTTCTCTCGCGCGGTCTAAGGATCGGCGAAAGCCACATCATTCCTTCCCTCGATCCTTCGGGCCGGCCGCTGTCCGACCACGACCTCATCACCTGTGTCGTCGAGGGCTTCGAATAGCGTCCAGAACGCGTGACGATGACGCAGTCAAGGAGAAGCGCATCCCGCTGCGCTCCTCTAAAAGCCTTGTCACGCGTTTGTTCTATTATTGTTCTTGTTTTTGAGCGCAGTCCGTGCAAGATTTGATGCTGCAACCGGCGGCGGTTGTGGCGGCGCAAATGCGGTCGCCGTGACGAGGGGGCATCATGGTCGCGCGTGTCAGCACGATTGCATTCCAGGGGATCGAAGGCGTGCCGGTCGATGTGCAGGTGATGGTCGCACCCGGCAAGGTCGGCATGCAGATCGTCGGCCTGCCGGACAAGGCGGTCGCCGAAAGCCGAGAGCGTGTCCAGGCGGCGCTGCATGCGTCCGGGCTGGCGCTGCCGGCAAAACGGGTCACGGTCAATCTGGCGCCGGCCGACCTGCCGAAGGAAGGCAGCCATTTCGACCTCGCCATCGCCCTCGGGCTGATGGCGGCGCTCGGTGCCGTTCCGGCGGATGCGCTCACCGGCTACGTCGTCATCGGCGAACTCAATCTGGACGGCACCATTGCCGCCGTCGCCGGCGCGCTGCCTGCCGCAATCGGCGCCAACGCGCTTGGCAAGGGCCTGATCTGCCCGGCAGAAAGCGGCCCGGAAGCGGCCTGGGCCGGGTCGGAGATCGACATCCTCGCGCCGCGCAGCCTGATCGCCATCGCCAATCACTTTCGCGGCACGCAGGTGATTTCGCGTCCCGAGCCCGCCATCCGGGCCGCTGCCGCCAACCTGCCCGATCTCGCCGACATCAAGGGCCAGGAAAGCGCCAAGCGGGCGCTCGAGGTGGCGGCCGCTGGCAACCACAATCTGCTTATGGTGGGTCCGCCAGGATCCGGCAAGTCGATGCTAGCCGCGCGACTGCCGTCGATCCTCCCGCCACTCTCCCCGGCGGAATTGCTCGAAGTTTCGATGGTCCATTCGATCGCCGGTCAGTTGCCGGGCGGCAAACTTTCCGACCGGCGGCCGTTTCGCGCGCCGCACCATTCGGCCACCATGGCCGCGCTGATCGGCGGCGGGCTGAGGGCGAAGCCTGGTGAGGCGTCGCTTGCCCACCACGGCGTGCTCTTTCTCGATGAGTTTCCGGAGTTTTCGCCGCAGGTTCTCGACGCGCTGCGCCAGCCGCTCGAAACCGCCGAATGCATCATCGCGCGCGCGAACCACCGTGTCAGCTATCCGGCGGCGATCCAGCTCGTCGCGGCGATGAATCCGTGCCGGTGTGGCATGGCGGGCGAACCGGGGCGCACATGCGCCCGCGGCCCGCGCTGCATGGCCGACTATCAGGCGCGGATTTCCGGTCCCCTGATGGACCGCATCGACATCCGCATCGACGTCCCGGCCGTTAGTGCCGCCGACCTCCTCCGCCCCGTTTCAGCCGAACCGAGTGCAGTGGTTGCCAAGCGTGTCGCCCGCGCCCGCGCGCTGCAGGCGGACCGCTTCGCCGCGCTCGGCAATCCTGAGCTGACGAACAATGCCCGCTGTTCGACTGCGATGATTGAGAAGATCGCGGAACCGGATGCCACGGGTTTGCAGCTCTTGAGGGATGCGGCAGAGAAGATGAAGTTCTCGGCGCGCGGTTATCATCGGGTGCTGAAGGTGGCCCGCACGCTTGCCGATCTCGACGAAGCGCCGACCGTTGGCCGCATCCATCTTGCCGAAGCCATTTCCTATCGCATCGCCGGAGAGCGATTGCCGGCGGCGGCGTAGCGTCATCTGGTGCAGAAAAAACGGAGCGCGCCGGAGCAAACCGAAGCGGAGCGAAAGCCTGATCACCGGAGCGTCGTAGCCGGGACCGCTTAGAGCGCCGTGCGTTCAAGTGAACGCACAAAGGACGCTCTAGCACTTTGATTCTAAAGCATCAGTGATTCCGCTTGAAAGCGGAATGCTCTGGCACACCCAAGCATCAATTCGTTCGACGACTCGCCCTGCGCCGGTCACAATCTCTCCTGGATCAGCGTTTTCGCCGCCCGGATTCGCGCCTCGTCACGTTTGTAGAAGACCCACTGCTTGATCCGCTTCGAACGCACGAGTCCGGCCTGAGACAGGACGCGCATGTGTTCGCTCAAGGTCGCCGCGGAAATGGCGAGTTTGTCCGCAATCAATACGGCGCAGACGCCGTCCTCGATGAGATCTCCATCCACCTGCGGCGGGAAATGGACCAGCGGCTCTTTGAGCCAGGCGAGAATCCGAAGTCGCCTTTCGTTGGCGAGCGCTTTGATGATATCGACCTCTTGCATTTCGTTAGTTTGCTAAGTTACGAATTAAAGTCAATGGCCGGGAGTTTTCCATGATAGCTGATACGCAGATTTCACAGACGCACATCCGGGAGGCGGAAGCTCTGATCCGTCCCTACATTCGGCGCACGCCTGTTCTTCGCATCGACATGACGGATTTCGGCCGAGCGCCCCTGCCTGTTGCACTCAAGCTTGAATGTTTGCAGCATTCCGGATCGTTCAAGGCGCGTGGCGCGTTCACCAACCTGATCGGACGACCCGTGCCGCCGGCCGGCGTTGTCGCCGCATCGGGTGGCAATCATGGTGCCGCCGTCGCCTATGCGGCGAACCGCCTGGGCGTTCCGGCGACGATATTCGTGCCAAGTGTGACCTCACCCGCCAAAGCAGATCGGATCCGAAGCTACGGTGCAAAACTGGTGATCGGGGGCGAGCGCTATGCCGATGCCCTTTCGGCAAGCGAGATCTTCGTCAAAGAGACGGGCGCGCTTAGCATCCACGCCTACGACCAGGCTGAGACCCTGATTGGTCAGGGGACCCTTGGCTTGGAGATAGAACAGGACCTGCCGGAGATCGACACGTTGATGGTTGCCGTCGGCGGAGGCGGATTGATCGGCGGCATAGCAGCCTGGTTCACCGGTCTGAAGCGAATCATCGCGGTGGAGCCTGAAGGCTCGCCGACACTGCATATGGCGCTTGACGCCGGCCGGCCCGTCGATGCTCCCGCCGACGGAATTGCCGCCGATTCCCTGGCGCCAAAACGGGTCGGCGCCCTGATGTTTCCCTTCGCCCAATCTTACGTCGATCGTTCGATCCTCGTCAGCGACAACGAAATCAAACAGGCGCAAGTGTTATTGTGGGACACGATAAGGATCGTCGCCGAACCGGGAGGCGCAACGGCCTTCGCGGCCCTGTTGAGCGGAAAATACACGCCGGCACCAGGCGAGAAAGTCTGCGTCCTCATATGCGGCGCAAACACGACCGCGGTACGTTTTGACTGATATCCGCAACGGGTGGCAGATGGAGCTTGAGCCGCATTTGCCATTTCATGGACGTTGACGGTCGTGCGCAAGAATGCCGCGCCCCATGGCATCTCGCCATAAGATGAAGAGGCAGGCCGCGCACCGTCGATGTGCTTCACCGAATCATCCGTGAAGGGAAGCGTCCCGCGAAAACGAGAGGGCGCCCGAAGGCGCCCTTTGGCCAAGTGCGGTTTAACCGCCCAGTCCCTCGAACAGCACCGTCGAAAGATAGCGCTCCGCAAACGAGGGAATGATCACGACAATGTTTTTGCCGGCGTTCTCGTCGCGCAGGCCCACTTCAATTGCGGCCTGGAGCGCAGCACCGGCGGAGATGCCGACCGGCACGCCTTCGAGCCTGGCGACGAGGCGCGCGGCTTCCACGGCCTCGCCCGCATTCACGGTAATCACCTCGTCGTAGATCGTCGTGTCGAGGATCGCCGGCGCGAAGCCGGCGCCGATGCCTTGGATCTTGTGCGGACCGGGTTCGCCACCGGAAAGCACAGGGGACTCTTCAGGCTCCACGGCGATGACCTTGACCGACGGCTTGCGCGTCTTCAGGACCTGGCCGGCACCTGTAATCGTGCCGCCCGTGCCGATGCCCGAGACCAGGATATCGACGCCGCCTTCGGTGTCGTTCCAGATTTCCTCGGCCGTCGTCTTGCGGTGGATCTCCGGATTGGCCGGATTTTCGAACTGCTGCGGAATGACCGCGTCGGGAAGCGTCTCGGTGAGCTCCTGCGCCTTGGCGATCGCTCCCTTCATGCCCTTGGCGCCTTCCGTCAGAACGAGCTCCGCGCCAAGCAGATAGAGCATCTTGCGCCGCTCGACCGACATCGTCTCGGGCATCGTGAGGATCAGTTTATAGCCTTTGGCGGCCGCAACGAAGGCGAGCGCGATGCCGGTATTGCCCGAGGTCGGCTCGATCAGCGTCGTGCGGCCAGGCGCGATCTTGCCCTGCGCCTCGAGCGCCTCGATCATAGAGACGCCGATACGGTCCTTGACCGAGGCGATCGGATTGAAGAATTCAAGCTTGGCGAGGAGGTTCGCCTTTACGCCCTTCTCTTTTGCGAGCTTGTCCAGGCGCACGATGGGAGTGTCGCCGATCGTCTCAGTGATCGAGGAAAAGACGCGGCCGCGGCCGGGCTTGCGCACTTCAGGCATTTCGTTTCTCCCTTCATTGGTTACCGCGAGAATAGGAACAATGCCCGTTCCCTTCCAGAGCGCGAACGCCCAGGGTCAGGCCCACCCGAAGGAAAAAACGATTGCGAAACCGCCGGTTTGAGAATCTTTTTTCAGCTCGCCCGGGTCGCGATATAGGCCGCCGTCCCGGCGAGGATGCCGGCTGCGGCCCGGTTCAGGGCCTTGAGTGTCTTCGGCTGTTTCAGAAGCGAACTGGCGCGGGCCGCGAGCAGCATATAGGGCAGCAGCACCGCGAGAAGGACAAGGAATGTTGCCGCCAGCAGCAGGCTGTAATCCTCGGGGCCGATTGCGGCGAGATCGATCAGCGTCGGCACGAGCGCAACATAGAACAGCATCGTCTTGGGATTGCCGAGCGTCACCATCAGCCCCGACAGGAAAGACATCGCCGCGCTCGCCGACTTTTTCGCCTGTATATCCTGCGACAAAAGGCCGGCGGTCCAGAGCTTCCAGGCGATGTGCCCGAGATAGAGTGCACCGGCGATCTTCACGATCAGAAAGACCGTGGTGAAGGTCTGGGCGACGAAGGCGAGCCCGAGCACCACGGCCGTCAGATAGGTCATGTCGCCAAGAATGAGTCCCAGGCCCATGAAGAAAGTTTCGCGAAATCCGGAGCCGAGTGCCCGCGCAACCAGCGCCGTTATGCCGGGGCCAGGAATGGCCGCTGCGATGAAGAGGGCGCCGCTATAGGCGACAAGGGCCGCGAGTGTCACGATGTCTTTCCTCCTGAACGGGTGGTTTGTTTAACGCAAAGCGTGCCGAAGGAGAACCCGGCTTGACCCGACGGCGAGGCTTCTCGTGAGAAAATTGATCGGGTGACAAGAACCGCGTTGCTCCGATCCGGGGAGCCGTGCACCTTCCGGAAAAATCGCGGAAGGCCATGCTCCATGCCCGAAACTCAGCACCTTGTCGGCTTTGCCCTGATCGCGCTCGGCATGGTGCTCACACCTGGGCCGAACATGATCTACCTGATCTCCCGCTCCATCTGCCAGGGACCGGCGGCGGGCCTCATCTCGCTGGGCGGCGTCGCGCTCGGTTTCGTCTTTTACATGGTCTTCGCCGCGCTTGGCATCACCGCATTGCTGCTGGCGGTTCCTTTCGCCTATGACGCATTGCGTTTTGCCGGAGCGCTTTACCTGCTTTATCTCGCCTGGCAGGCGGTCCGGCCCGGCGGCCGTTCGCTCTTCCAGGTGCGCGACCTGCCGAAGGACGGGCCGCGCAAGCTCTTGCTGATGGGGCTTGTCACCAACCTGCTCAACCCGAAGGTGGCGGTTCTCTACCTGTCGCTGCTGCCGCAATTCATCCGTCCCGAACAGGGCGATGTGCTTCTCCAGTCGCTCGTCTTTGGCAGTCTGCAGATCATGATCAGCGTCACCGTCAACGCCTTGATCGCGGTGACGGCGGGCTCGATTGCCGCCTTCCTTGCCGGCCGGCCGCTCTTCATGCTCATGCAGTGCTGGCTGATGAGCACCGTGCTTGCGAGCCTTGCAGTCACCATGGCGGCGGAGGCGCGCCGATAAAGCGAGGCGTGCAGGCCACAACTTGGTTCCGGGTACCTCGCGCGCGATCTTTCAGACGCGCGCTGTAGCACTTTTAATCGCTCCATGTTCTTATCCTCAAATCGGTAGGATTTCAGGAAACATGCAGTAGGCATGGCCCGGAGGTGATGACCGTGCCCCGCAAACCAAGATCACTC includes:
- the rsmI gene encoding 16S rRNA (cytidine(1402)-2'-O)-methyltransferase; the protein is MAEAADREKQRGYRLHNASIPARPLEPALYLVATPIGNLSDITLRALETLAGADVLACEDTRVTRVLLDRYGIVNRPFAYHEHNADEAGPRLLAALDQGKSVALVSDAGTPLVSDPGYRLAQHAIEAGYRVVPIPGPSAPLAALVGSGLPSDAFLFAGFLPVKDKAKRDRLGELAAVPATLLFFESPHRIAATVAAAADVLGTERKAVVCRELTKAFEEFRRGTLGELRAFYADGANVKGEIVLVVGPPDAKPVPKEADVDALLSALAQEMPMGKAATVAARRTGLPRKELYDRLLARKERDEG
- the ugpB gene encoding sn-glycerol-3-phosphate ABC transporter substrate-binding protein UgpB, yielding MIRNFITAGFMLALSASSSLAATEITWWHAMGAELGQKLEAIATKFNESQTDYVVKPVYKGTYPETLTATIAAFRAGQQPAIVQVFEVGTGTMMAAKGAVYPVYKLMADQGEAFDPKSFIAPVVGYYTDTEGNILSMPFNSSTPILYYNKDVFKKAGLDPEVAPKTWAEVEDFSRKIVTSGAAKCGFTSAWITWIQTENLSAIHDQPFGTLENGFGGTGTEFTFNGPVQVKHWGNLKKWADEGLFQYGGPVGGDDAATKFYAQECAMTMNSSAGRAGVIKNAKDFTPGFAPLPYYDDVTKEPKNSIIGGATLWVLNGQGDDVYKGVAKFFTYLSQPELQADWHQFTGYLPVTNAAYELGQKQGYYEKSPGSDVAIQQITRGTPSVNSKGVRFGNLTQARAILDEEFQALLAGTKTPQQALDSAVQRGNELLREFEAAN
- a CDS encoding endonuclease/exonuclease/phosphatase family protein; translation: MIETTAARLAAPPQEARPGFARTERTVAAHDAIMGRLEAMNTVEIGGAPPVQRALAFPVAVAAWNLERCLFAKESAAHLGATGASLVLLSEMDNGMARTGQRHPTAEIAATLGMQYAYGVEFIELGLGSESEREFCKDDFNEKGFHGNALLAAVPLARPFMLRLWGERPWFMDGGDQPRVGERLAIGAVIETTVGPFVAVSTHLESAAKPAYRERQAKELIDALDAAFPGLPTLIGGDLNTGNHAGGDFEAEGLFAISAARGFTRHGGPIDRMTTRPSLITRRPKRAMKYDWFLSRGLRIGESHIIPSLDPSGRPLSDHDLITCVVEGFE
- a CDS encoding YraN family protein, whose amino-acid sequence is MKVEQPDRRKLKAFKRGHVAEYRAALCLILKGYRIVAMRYRTKLGEIDIIARRGDLIACVEVKARRGFDEAVFAVSDTAQRRIRAASDIWLSRQADFHRLSVRYDIVAVMPWRWPRHLPDAF
- the ugpE gene encoding sn-glycerol-3-phosphate ABC transporter permease UgpE produces the protein MVENRPFLTFLTHLVLIAGVVIVAFPVYVAFIASTHTREVLVGGMIPLLPGGHLIENYTQVLSASSAANGLPSYTLMALNSLGMALIITFGKIAISILSAFAIVYFRFRFRLLAFWIIFITLMLPVEVRIIPTYKVVADLGMLNSYPGLTVPLIASATATFLFRQFFMTVPDELMEAARVDGSGPLKFFRDILLPLSRTNIAALCVILFIYGWIQYLWPLLVTTDPGYYTLMMGLKRMVAVQDGEVQWHLVMAGAILAMLPPVFVVILMQRLFIRGLTETEK
- a CDS encoding ArsR/SmtB family transcription factor, with the translated sequence MQEVDIIKALANERRLRILAWLKEPLVHFPPQVDGDLIEDGVCAVLIADKLAISAATLSEHMRVLSQAGLVRSKRIKQWVFYKRDEARIRAAKTLIQERL
- the ugpA gene encoding sn-glycerol-3-phosphate ABC transporter permease UgpA is translated as MDTKRTIFPNRVLPYLLLAPQLVITLVFFIWPAGQAVKSSFEREDPFGLSTSFVGFQHYVRLLGDPLYLDSLGRTAVFAVAVTALSMAFGLALAVAVNRLLKGGRFYTTLLVWPYAVAPVIAGLLWWFLFNSTTGVLAYFLGQLGIRWDHNLNGTHAMILIIIAAAWKQVSYNFLFFLAGLQSVPHSLIEAAAIDGSGPVKRFFTIVLPLLSPTTFFLFIVNVNYTMFDTFGIVDATTAGGPAQATNILVYKVYNDGYLGLNLGSSSAQSVVLMLIVVVLTVIQFRYVERRVQY
- a CDS encoding YifB family Mg chelatase-like AAA ATPase codes for the protein MVARVSTIAFQGIEGVPVDVQVMVAPGKVGMQIVGLPDKAVAESRERVQAALHASGLALPAKRVTVNLAPADLPKEGSHFDLAIALGLMAALGAVPADALTGYVVIGELNLDGTIAAVAGALPAAIGANALGKGLICPAESGPEAAWAGSEIDILAPRSLIAIANHFRGTQVISRPEPAIRAAAANLPDLADIKGQESAKRALEVAAAGNHNLLMVGPPGSGKSMLAARLPSILPPLSPAELLEVSMVHSIAGQLPGGKLSDRRPFRAPHHSATMAALIGGGLRAKPGEASLAHHGVLFLDEFPEFSPQVLDALRQPLETAECIIARANHRVSYPAAIQLVAAMNPCRCGMAGEPGRTCARGPRCMADYQARISGPLMDRIDIRIDVPAVSAADLLRPVSAEPSAVVAKRVARARALQADRFAALGNPELTNNARCSTAMIEKIAEPDATGLQLLRDAAEKMKFSARGYHRVLKVARTLADLDEAPTVGRIHLAEAISYRIAGERLPAAA
- a CDS encoding sn-glycerol-3-phosphate import ATP-binding protein UgpC, producing the protein MAAIEISDVRKIYAGGVEAVKSVSIDIADGEFIVLVGPSGCGKSTLLRMVAGLETISAGTVSIGGRVVNAIEPAERDIAMVFQNYALYPHMTVYENLAYGLKNRKTPKAEIDARVAEAARMLEIEPYLDRKPRALSGGQRQRVAMGRAIVRKPAAFLFDEPLSNLDAKLRVSMRGEIKRLQKRLGTTSLYVTHDQLEAMTLADRLVVLNGGWIEQIGRPLDVYHTPASTFVASFIGSPAMNLVKGTLDGGRLNIGAQSIDLGDWAPASGPVTVGLRAEDLRLASVGEQALPFRVEYVEELGAQRLVHGAIDDHVVTVALAPETPLSDGLAITIAPERLHFFAPDDGRRIGGPKSAAGTASATARTVSLEPAL